A section of the Citrus sinensis cultivar Valencia sweet orange chromosome 8, DVS_A1.0, whole genome shotgun sequence genome encodes:
- the LOC127899129 gene encoding uncharacterized protein LOC127899129 — translation MPDVSIYDNGIKLTKQKAFVKDLELPDVSIYDNGIKPKDKQRSFAKNFELMPDVSIYDNGIKPTKQKAFAKHFEFLPDVSIYDNGIKPTKQKFFAKDFELMPDVSIYDNGVKLAKQKFSAKDFELMPDVSIYNNGVELAKQKAFAKGFELMPDVSIYDNDIKPSKKSSYAKDFELKADISIHEPTEQK, via the coding sequence ATGCCTGATGTTTCAATCTATGACAACGGCATTAAGCTGACGAAACAAAAGGCTTTTGTCAAGGACCTCGAGCTACCTGATGTTTCAATTTATGACAACGGTATTAAACCAAAGGATAAGCAGAGATCCTTCGCCAAGAACTTCGAGCTCATGCCTGATGTTTCAATTTACGACAACGGTATTAAGCCAACCAAACAAAAGGCTTTTGCCAAGCACTTCGAGTTCTTGCCTGATGTTTCAATTTACGACAACGGTATTAAGCCAACCAAACAAAAGTTCTTCGCCAAGGACTTCGAGCTCATGCCTGATGTTTCTATTTATGACAATGGTGTAAAGCTAGCCAAACAAAAGTTCTCCGCCAAGGACTTCGAACTCATGCCTGatgtttcaatttataacaatggTGTAGAGCTAGCCAAACAGAAGGCATTCGCCAAAGGCTTCGAGCTCATGCCTGATGTTTCAATTTATGACAATGATATTAAACCATCGAAGAAGAGTTCATATGCCAAGGACTTTGAGCTGAAGGCTGATATTTCAATTCATGAACCGACCGAACAAAAATAG